Proteins co-encoded in one Methanomassiliicoccales archaeon genomic window:
- a CDS encoding ferredoxin — protein sequence MKVEIDQEECSECGLCYNDECPEVFEEDEDGISQIKEKYRIGERGEGVVPPELKECVQNAMEACPTDAIAILEMDELPEDKAVGY from the coding sequence ATCAAGGTTGAAATTGATCAGGAAGAGTGCAGTGAGTGCGGGCTGTGCTACAATGATGAATGTCCCGAAGTCTTCGAGGAGGATGAGGATGGGATCTCCCAGATCAAGGAGAAGTACCGGATCGGAGAGCGAGGTGAAGGCGTTGTTCCTCCTGAGCTAAAAGAGTGCGTCCAGAACGCAATGGAGGCGTGCCCAACAGACGCTATTGCGATTCTTGAAATGGATGAACTTCCAGAGGATAAGGCCGTAGGATATTGA